A stretch of DNA from Oryza brachyantha chromosome 9, ObraRS2, whole genome shotgun sequence:
GGGAATTGATGATTAAGTACAGCAAAGTTCATAAAAATGCACAGATCACATCTCCTATGAAAGTATTTTAGAGCAATTTCCAGCTGATGAACCATAACTTGGTAGTACATGAAGCACACTCTTTCCACATGCCTAATCTAATGCCCATTTTTCAGCACACTAATTTTGTGCTTCTCTCCTTTTGTTCTCAACAACATTATGTAACAGACAGATGATACTGTTTCTCAGACTCACAACATCATGAACTGGTATACAACAAAAGGACTTACATATGTACCCAAAGCTTTTGGCCAAGCAACTCACTTCAGTTGAACTTATTGATAAtgattatgataaaaaacagtACTAGCAGTAACATGAGTAGGCAAGATGACTCTTCTTGGAAATATATGTGGAGATGAACTCTGAAGCCAGAGCTGAAGTGCTGGACACTGGAGCAGGAACTATAATGTTGGTCAGGCCTGATGCTATCCTCTTCCCGGCGACATGCCCATAGAATAGGCCAGGGATGGCAGGGACGAACACGTCGCTCTCCGAGCAGATTTTGAGGTCCAGCGCTCTTGCTAGGTATGAATCTCCAGATTTCAGGAATTCACCTTTGTTAGCGGCTGGCATTATATCATCCTGCAAGATCACAAACTATACGTCAAGAATTCTTCTGGCTCGATTTAcctataaaagaaaatgttgtgTGCTGCAAGTTGGAAACACAAATGAGCCATCTAAACTATGTGTGTGTTTGCTTATGCAATACAACTATACAGGATCGCCATTATATGTTGgttaatacatatttgaaagAGAAAACCATTTCAGTGTAGCACCCCCCAAACCCCCAAAACAAGAATTTGGAATAAGATATACATAGTGCATACAAACTACAAATCAAATCGATGAATGGATCTTTTGGCGAATGAGTTACTTGCCTTGGTGTAAGTGTTTGGAAATGCCTCCTTCAGAGTATTCAGGCTTTTGTGCCACCATGTCTCTGTCAAGTAGATTGTTGTATTAGCAGAGAAGCCAACCTTCTTCAGGAAGTTCAAAACTTCCTGAGGGTAATAACAGCCTCTTCTTCTTGAACCTCCACTCGTTTTACAATTCTTCTTTTCTAGCAATTCAGTCTGCATATCGACTGCTATAACCATCCCGTCGGGCTTGCTTATTTCTTTAAGCCTGTCCAACATATGTTTGGCTACTGCTGAAAATTCAGGTTTCAACTCAAGGCCACTGAACATTGCGAGGCAAGCAGTAGAGTCCAAGTCCTTGTTGCTTGactccttttgttttaaacTTATTGAAGAGAAAATAGTCGCAAGTCGTAAGTAGTTATTTCTTTGGAAGATTGGCTCAATGGTTCCCGAGATGAATTCTTCAGTCACCCTGTTTGGTACTCTAATTACTGCTGGCTTCTTAGCAGACACTCTATTAGGAAGTGAATGTACTACTTTGACCACTCCATCCAAGCTTGTCATGAATTTATCCACATCATACATGTCTTCGAATTTGCTGTGTACGTTAGTTATATCATTAGATCAAATGAATGgcaattttctatatttaccAAAGAAACTCTTTTTGATGGAACTGGAAATGAATTGTGAagaatttataatttagaacCATTTGTTTCAAGAAAAGTTTATAGTTTTGAACTTCTTCACTCTTCAgggtatttattatttgagtTGTATATCTGGATACAGGATAGTGGTAGCTGGTAGCTTCATGCAGTCTGAGGGCAAAAAGATGTCTAGGGTTCTAGCAACGAGATTTATCCTACATAactggaaaatatttttccattgTTGAGAAACATACCGCCTCTTCCCTAACTCATTTCCTCTAATTTCTGGAAGTACAAGTGTCGCACCTAGATATCTTGCAATAACCACAGCATCAGTAATCTGCAGACAGAAGTATTCAGTAAGAAAAACCATGTTCCTGAAAATTTTAACTGGCGTTCCACAATTCAGTCAGACAGAATATGCAAGCCCATTACTTGTTCTgattatatagttattaattatacaTATGAGCTCGGAGTATGCAAGCTCACCTGTGAGATGTGGAATTCAGGGCCCATAGTCAATGAGAATGTAACAAAACCCTTAGACTCCTGAACATCTGCAAAAATCACCAGTATCAATATATCAATTTTCAGGCAATCGTTGGGACCTTAAGAACTCTTATCAAGAATACATTGTTACTTACTTGGGCTTGGTTTGGACCAGCAAGGTCTAATCTCCTCAGCGGTCTCCTTTGGTAGATCCACTCCAACCGTATTGACCTTGGTTATTTCGGTTGTATCTGCAACTTTAATTTCGTTTGAATCTACACCTGCTGTCTCCAAGGCCAACTGTTGGTTTTCAAATCGGGGTAAGTCATATCATGCCCAATTGACTTTGTTAAAAAGAACTGTTCATTACTGAAAACTTGGGAAAATGTCAATTGACTCATACCAGTAGAGCATTGGACAAAATGaacactaaaaaaattccaaaatttggtatatcAATGGTTTTCCATACAAGAATCAGAAAGTAAGCTCATGGCCTCGTGACACATACTCCTATCATTTGCTTCCTGGGGAGACTGAGCTCTCAGTCTCTCGCTGTCTGTCAAGTTCGAAGCTTTAGATCATGATTAATGGTAATCATCCctgtcccaaaaaaataataataaatgatttatttcCTCCCTTGTTTTTTATCTTTGCAATTGATGCTTTCTTTAGTGATGTGTCCCCCACCAACTAACCTTTCTTTAGTGAAGCATCTAATCTATCTATCCTTCACGGTTATCGAGCTTCGGATTCTTTTTTTGACTGCACACAACGTGCCGATCAGCTAGGTAACAATTAATATAAACCCTAGTTAACCCCTAATGAAAAAGTCAAGGCCACAAGCCATTCAAGATCCCCTTCACCACTAGATCCACCAATCGCCTGTGATTACCCGAGAAccagaataaaataaacaaatccgAATCCCAAGCACACTCCGCAGTCCACCGACGAGCCAAATCAACACGAACAGGTACCAAATCCTCATCTGAAACTAGAGTCTCAGGACCGAATAAACCCAGAACAGAGCGAGCTAAATGCTAAATCAGCAGAGAATTTCTGCCCCATACAAACCAAGAAGAATCTGACGAGCGGTTCGCTAAAGACGAGagctttgaaaaaaaagaggaaagatTTCCTCAtccaagagagagagagagagagagaacaaacctcctcgccgccgacggggGTGAAGTGGTCGTGCTTGATCATGTTGCCGAGCATGACGAACATGGACAGGGTGAGGAAGCCGGCCACCAGCTGCCGCGGGTCGACCGTCATTGCGCTCCACCGACAGGAACGCAGCCCGGGGAGGGAGAGGCTGGCTGGAGAGTGGAGAGTGGAGAGAgtgaggggggaggggaggaggacagAGACCCGGAGGACGAGCAGCAGCACGAGGTCAGTGCCGGCTTTGCCGCTGGAGCAGGAGCTAGAAATGGTGGTTGGGGTTGGACTGGCTCGCGCTTACACTGCCCACGCGCGGCGTGATGCGCGCGGCTCTCGCGTGCCGTGGGGCTgcccccttttttttaaaaaaaaattcacttcctttttatttttactgctGCTGAGTTTGTTGTTCAGACACACTGACAGCCGGCAGGTGCTGATAGGTGGATTGGTTCTAGCCAGGTTTAGTGGCTGTCTggattatacaattttttttttggctcttgtcatataagatgtttgacgttaattagaaatattaaatatagactgataaaaaaactaattgtataaataaatgttattttattagacaaattttttaaacctaattaagccatgattagcaaatgtttattgtagcatcacattcgctaatcatggactaattaggttcgatagattcgtctcgtgaaatagtccagagcaTGAGgcgagttttattaatagtctatatttaatacttctaattagtgttcaaacattcgatgtgatagggacttaaaaaaagctGGAAGGAACCAAACACCCCTTAGGCACTGTTTTGTtcgcgaaaagaaaatttttgggtgctacgttagacgtttgaccggatgttgaaaGGAGTTTtcagacatgaatgaaaaaacaaatttcatagcttgtctgaaaaccacgagacgaatcttttgaccataattaatctgtcattagcacatataggttactgtagcaattatatctaattatatattaattagatccaaaagattcatctcacgattttccccacGAAGAATTAATGCCGGTGATATAAATCATCTCAACTACATACAAGTCGAAAGCTTGCTATGTGTACGCAGTATGCCGGGTTAGAATGGTTCAAAATTGAGATTTGTATCTAGCAAACGAATAAATACCCACGCTCGTCTCAAACAGTACAAATTTTAAACGAATGATTCCAAAACACAGGCCTCACTCTTGTCCGAATACAATCACAACCATCCCGGCATGCAAAATTGTCATGTCTAAGGAAGAGACGAAGACGCATTTAATCCGGTTCTCTTTGGTTTCGTCCaaaatatcttttcatttttcctaTTAATATACTCGGCCCGATacaaaatgtaagtattttttatttaaactttttatcaaaaatataaataacacTATTAATAGTATTACTCATATTACTTTTCTCATTAATCAACCATTCAaaattccttttattttatcccATGAAACCTCCAGGACTCCTACACATATCTATTTCTCATCTTCTGAGAGACATCATAGTTTTTTCCATGaagtatattttagtttattcatgaaaaaaatgaaacgtcgtatttgcaaataaaaataatttgttaataaaacttttatagatGTGTTATTAGTGAGttcaaagaaaaactaaaaataagataaaaataccacaaaatcaactctaaatttaacaatgaaaatttaaattttgacttataagtacaagcataaacatgtaaaataattttaggatGGAACTGAATAGTAGCAATAAAATTAGTTAGTCAACGCAATAACGACGGCACGTGATAGATAGTGCGTGCAGCAATTGGGCAAATTAAAGTATACTCGTAGTACCAGTAGCATGGCTAAaccaaagaaaagaagagagaagttGCCGAAGCCAAAGCAGGCCGGCTCtccctctctatctctctcttgtGAGCGAAAACTGTGTGCAAACACACCGCTCTACCGACAAAATCCGCGCGTTGATAGTGCATAAACGCGCGCTCCCCGCCGCGATCTCCCCGCGGCCCGCGCGTCGGTGGAGACGAGAAAAAAACCGAACGCCCCATCCGTCGGTGGCCCGGGCTGCCCATCGGTGCGGTGCGTGTGGCGCACGCTGCCTGACCCACCCCCTTATTCATGGCTAAAGATGGCAATGGATATAAAACCACCGGATATCACTGTCTCATACACACCTATATGAAATCAAAACTCGTTTACTGGAGCATCCAATTACATTGATGGGTATATTTTTGCCTTTACCTATATATCTATACTTACGTGGGTATAATTTATCCATAGGTAACCCACCCTCAATTATCACTTAcaaattcaataaaaataacagtACATGGCCGACAGTGGCTGGAGGCAAGGCAAAATGACGGACACTGGAGTGGCTGATGACTGTAGCAACGAACTCGGCCACGGTTGCGATGGTGGACTCGGTGACGATTGTTGCAACGGACGACTACATTTAGGCGGCGGATTGACCGATTGTTAGAGAATGGCCTAGTGGTAGATTGATAGATGGGAGAGAAATTAACCGGTTATGGTTTTGTTTGTATGGACAATTGAGTTGGTTTTTAGATGGACTAATTTTTGGTTGGGTCTAGTTTTGGTGGACCAAGGctagaatttatatttatttatttttaatgggtATCTATTGGGCTATGGATATAAATACTATATACTCATACCCAGACCCAATAACCCATCGGGTAAACAAATTCTCATTAAGATATCTATGGATACAAAAATCAGCACATTTATCCACTCTAATAAGTTAAATACCCATTGAGTTTTGGATAATGGATATCCATTGCCATTTTATTCATGACCAAGTTTACTATATTAACCTTAATATTAAGTGTGACCTGTTATATGTTATATAAAGTGTGGTGAAAAAATAAGAATGGGTCTTACCAGTTAGATAAAATATGACTAGAAACTAAGTACATGGCGAGTAGGATAACATGCTGGATAAGAAATTGCAGTAAGATAAAGTTGTAGCATAAATCAAACACGTACCTTAAGAACGTAAGGTATCCAATTCGTAACATTATAAACTTAGATATGAACCAAATAGTATCTACAGATGGCACGAGTTGTACGGTCTTGCAGAGCTCCAACCCTCTTTCCACTATActttttttgataaatctcTAATTACATCCATATGGATTACTCAATGCATTAATGTATTACCCCTTGGTTCTAGGGTctactataaagttaagtTAAGTTGTCACGATGACCGGTGAGAACGAGGAACTTTCAccctcatttttcgtttatggttatatttataaagcaaaatttaaattttcaatcttaaattaaaagtttattttgaggatttccaccaaagtttattttatagacttgagttttagatcgctaataatacacctcctttatttttgcttgttttgaaATCAACGGTATTTTCGCTAGTTTCAAATGGAGATttacaatataattaaataaattgtattttCTTGTGTGTTGGAATATTGTCTCATCATCTTTGGTCATTTTCTTAAGTTAAAATCGTTGTAATAAAAGGATGTAGTTTCATTTGAAACAAAAGAGGATTTTAATATTCATcatctttagaaaaaaaaaaaactctcgaACCCTGGTTTTGGAGCTAGAGCTCTCCATGTCCGTAATTCAATTTTCTTAGCGCATTAGTCTGCTCTACTTTCtttcatttaaatttggataattTAGTCGTGTTCCAACTCCACTAACTCACTAAGGCTTGCGTTGAAAACcatccccccccccacccTATGACAGAACGGTAGAGTAGTGCATTctttaattaagtattagcaataaaaatacttgaaaaataaataaatttaattttataaagcagctttcttatattttttttctaaaaaatgcacttctagtaatttaaaaacgtgcacgtgaaaaatgagagaagagaggtcGGGAACAATGGGTGCCCAACACACCATAAAACTGGATCAAATCTAGGCTAGGTTCTGTTCGTAGACGaaggataaaatattatttgatttttaatatctaaGTAATGATATAgataataaaagtaaatactaAAAAGTTGGTAACCcagtttagaaatatgagacgataaaattctatataaacattttataaaagatatactatttatctattaaaaacatacatcgaaaaaacctagaaataaTCTAGGCAAAAGAACATGGCTAATCTCACGGATGGGGATTTGGTTACTGGTGCCTGCCTTGGCCCATCGGTGGCATTAGCGTGGCCCACTGCGATGAAATGAAGAGTACTACAGAAAGCTGGTGGGCTTTTTATCCGGTCCAGCTTCAAGGTAGGCTGCCCCACGCATTCCACGGCCCACAGCTCGGCAACGACCCTACCCCCATCTCTCTGTCCTGGGATGATGCCGTGCAGTGCCCTGTGTTATTTTCTcggaaagataaaagattatctaatttttataacactatttaaaattaattactattacAGAGTTGAAAAATATGTTCTAGGAAGTAAGATGACGAACTTCTTCGATGTAACAACTTTTTATTGGAAAACACCTGTCAGTGGTTTAGGAAACAGGTACgcaaaaattgagaaaaaatgtACCCCACCGTAGGCCAAAAGAACGCAACCCAATTCATCCACGGAAGCAATCtcctttatataaaaaaaaagaaccccATTCGAAagaagggggtgattgtttggcaattttttttggaaaaatagctaaatgatatatttgtaaataaaacttatatatattcttagcgataaaaagctaagattaaaaaataaattatggtagaaaaaccttaaatcaaccctaaatttaatgttaaaaattaaattttgacttataagtataaccataagcgaaaagatggaggtgAAAATGTGCATGCCTCTAGGGACAGCTGTccatctgttccaaaatatggCTGTTgttcatatttataataaaagataattatattttatgacaAATAGATTATAAGTTGTGATTTGGTCTGGCTGGAACAGTAGAAGCTAGTGAGATGTTACATTAGCGATTGTTTACCTTTttcaaaataacatatttataaacgaaaatagatgcaaataaaaattttatatacgcgTTCTTAGTGaactaaaagccaagactgaaaaataaactacaatgaaaaaaccttaaaattaactctaaattaaatgtcaaaaatttaaattttgattaagcataagcaaaagcgaagcTATGAGGTGTACCTCTCCGaggtttctttttccttttttccaaCCTTTACAAGCGGACCAGATCACATAGTGATTTGTGGCTGGTACAGTAGTAGCATCGAGCCATTGACAAAACCAGTCTCAATAAAGTTGgccgggaaaaaaaaacttcagatGAGATGCCAATGGATCGTACAGTACTACGTAGTATGTACGTAGGACGCCGATCCGGTACGTGAATGCATTGCTAGCTCTGGTCAATTGTGAGTGGCATGGATAAACATGATCCTCTTGGGTCTTCGTTTCTCAACTCATGGCCAATTAACCCATACACAAAAATGTGAACGAGAGAGCCGATCCACGTTTTATGCCTGGCGTGCATTGCACAACCAAAATCATAATAGCATCTTGACTTGCTTACACAAATAGGGTGATCGTTTGGgtttttgagagaaaaaggcaaacagtatatttatagataaaaaataatttttaataaactttttatacttgtgttcttagtgatttaaaagacaagacatggaaataaactatgataaaataaacctaaaatctacttcaaatttaaggtttaaaaaattaaattttagcttccAAGCATAAACGAAAGCGAAAAAGATGAATATGAAATTTGATAAGATGATCAATATTGGTGGACAAATACTTAGTAGTAGTATTGGCAATGGGACGGATCAGAGCCGGGTTAGGCAAGAATGGCTCTCGCCCTTACCCCTAAACTTCTTTCCTTGTCTCTGGCCCCGAAAATGAAAACAAGGCCAATTTCTTTCCCGCCTCGACCTTGGCGGATCCCCGTCCCCAAATGGGTCCCTAGCACATCTCTATCCCTTCCCTAAACAAGTCCCCACATAGAAAAACAAtgcaaagagagagaaaatacgACCCACCATCACCGGAAATGGAGGTGAGGATGTCGGCCGCTATGTCGGGTTGTCAccaatgagagagagagaaaactaGAGTCcgtgagagtgagagagagtgGGCAGTTGGGTAGGGATAGGGTTTGTTTTGGATTTGAGTGGTTTTCTTTAGCTTCATTGGGCCTTTAatttactaatttttaaactttaatatgcCTCCACGGGTCCTCATGGGTTACTTGAGGGTGTAAACTTTCCCCATCCCTGCCCCAAATCCACACGGCTAAAATAGCCCCCGCCCCTGTAGGAGCTTGCCGTGGAGGAAATTGCTATCCCTACTCAGCAGTGCCGGAGGAAATTTTcttatacatatacaaaagttaatcaaaaaactaatgtcgataaaaaaaatgagacaaAAACAGTTGGCAGGTGCTTAAACTAGGCTAAaaattgatgtttttgatggaaaaaaaactatctagATCAAActataacataaataaattgttaGCACAAATAACGTATCCTTatctttttgccaaaaaaaattgggtaCACATTTGTACACCCATCTTCTTATACTAGCTACGCCCATAGCTGGGGCCACATAAATGGTCACTTTTGCACATAATGAGTACATGCTTCCTTCATCCGACcatacttgtttttttttttctagtttgttTAGTATATGTGGAGGCAGTAACAACATTTGAAAGCATACATGAAGATGTTTCATGTGTTCAACTTGTGGGacaaaattcagaaattttaggatttttgttCACAATATTGAAATATGTAAAGTCCTTTGCTGAATTTGAATAGGTTGTCgccaaacttttaaaaaagatcaaaaatcaaaagttcGGAAATTTTGCTCCGAATTTGTGGACCACTTCTTGTactcaaatttttattatgtcgGAGAGGTCTATCTCCATTGCTTTCAGTTTCATACTTTTTCCAATTTTATATTCGGGTAATCTGCTTACTCAACTTgcaagtacatatatattttacccATAATCACAAGGATAATGTGGCTGATTGGGTATGTACGATCTGTTTTTAATATTGTCATGCTTAATTCCAGCGAAATGATCATCACATTTCCAGTAGCATGTCGTTTGCCTTTCATTTTCATCGTCCGTTGCCTCTGCAGATGATGCAGCACACACCAAATGTCTCCCTCATCTAGAAGGCATGCACTCTCTTGTTGCATTCTCAACCAAGCATTTTGGTTATCTATGTTAGAGTTGTCGCTTATTTGCCTCAAAAAGAGTCGATGCTTATGAAAGTAATGTGCTAGCCATACTCAAGAAATTATTTCCTTTTCAAGATGTGCACACAGATCCATATAAATGAGAAAATGGCAGAATTACTTATAGGTGAGTACAATAAGTTTAATATAAATGGcgtttaaaaattatcattttaaaaattatcatattacATTTGCACTTAGGTGacaaagagagaagaggagagataaagaagaaaatactataaacCACTACCGAGCTGCAGCACCGACTTTTAGACATCACGTGTATGAGCAGTTAGGTCTCATTTTTTTAggccttattttttttctgattataagcaaaagcgaaacccttattaacaactaaaaataatttatgagtaaaacttgtatatacgTCTTCATAGTgttctaaaagcaaatattaaaaaataaaatctgattaaaaactcaaaattaacaccaaatttaagttttaaaattcaaatatttatttataagcataagtatacGTGAAAAAGTGGGAGtgagtatttatttatgtgcaaCTATTgcataattt
This window harbors:
- the LOC102719143 gene encoding protein MANNAN SYNTHESIS-RELATED 1-like encodes the protein MTVDPRQLVAGFLTLSMFVMLGNMIKHDHFTPVGGEELALETAGVDSNEIKVADTTEITKVNTVGVDLPKETAEEIRPCWSKPSPNVQESKGFVTFSLTMGPEFHISQITDAVVIARYLGATLVLPEIRGNELGKRRKFEDMYDVDKFMTSLDGVVKVVHSLPNRVSAKKPAVIRVPNRVTEEFISGTIEPIFQRNNYLRLATIFSSISLKQKESSNKDLDSTACLAMFSGLELKPEFSAVAKHMLDRLKEISKPDGMVIAVDMQTELLEKKNCKTSGGSRRRGCYYPQEVLNFLKKVGFSANTTIYLTETWWHKSLNTLKEAFPNTYTKDDIMPAANKGEFLKSGDSYLARALDLKICSESDVFVPAIPGLFYGHVAGKRIASGLTNIIVPAPVSSTSALASEFISTYISKKSHLAYSCYC